The Pirellulales bacterium genome segment GTCCGGCCTGTGGAATGGTTGAACTTGTCGCAACAGAGCAAGTCGAGTGGGCACCATGAGCAAGCTGACTCAACAGTCGAGTACGTCATGCCCCCAGCTCCCAAGCACAGCCGACGGTGGTTCCAGTTTTTGGGTGGACGCCGTTCGTGGTGTTGACGTAGTCGGCTGACGCCTATGAGGGATTCTCTGATGCAAGCTGACACCGACCTCATCGTTCGGGTAGCAAGAGCCGATGTGCTCACTGAAATGGCATTTTCGCGTTCGCTCGGACACTGGCAAGATCCTGACGAAAGAGGAATACGCTGGAAGGCTATTAGCGAAATGCCGTCAGATATTCTGATCGGCTCTGACGACGGTATCATTATCGAAGGTGCCTGCAACCATTGCGTTTCCGCACCTGATGGCGGAACGATTGTTGTGTCTGGTGATCTTGAAGCTCAGCTCGACCTCGGCGGAATTTCCGAAGTTATCATTTCCGGACATGTTGCTCCAAACGCTCGTATTACCTCAACCGGAATCTGCCACGTCTTCGTCAATGGCGACGTCCGTGGCAACGTTTCGTCTAAAGACTCGTTAAAACTGTGGGTGGAAGGCAGCTTCTCTGGCGAATTACTGACCGGAAGTCCGTCAACGCATCTTTGGGTATCGGGTGACATGGACGGGCACGTACGGCCGCGAAGCAAGGCCTCGCTATTGTGGATTTTCGTCGATGGGTACGTGCATGAAGACGTTCTCAGTCGCATTGCAGACCACGGATACACCACTTTCAACGCGTCGGTCGGTAAGAGCAATGTACCTAAGGGAGTTTATCCGTCACCAAATAAGTACCGGCAACTCGCCCAACAACGAAGCTTCAATCGCTGGTCAGTGTCTCGGGAATCGTAGGTCATTCTGCCACAATAAACGTCCATGCCTCCAGCTCCCAAGCCCCGCCGCCGCTGGTTCCAGTTCGGAGCGGTGCATACCAAGGATGACGCCATGAACGATAGGCCAAGAGACGACCGGTCGGCTGACTTCACTCTTACCGACTTTCGCAATCACCTAAGCCGCCTCGGTCGGCTTGATGCGCACAACAGGAGCCTGATCCCTGGTCCAGGTGCCAAGGACTTTGAACGCGACCTGCGGCGTTTGATTGGCGTCATCGACGCTATGACGCCTGATGAGCGTCGCCGATCGTTGAAGATTAACGATCCAGGACGGCTCGGCCGAATTGCTCGCGGTTCCGGCATCGAACAAGCTGAAGTCGCCGAATTCCAGAGGCAGTTTCTTGCGATGGCCGCAATGATGAAGAGTCTGCCACGTGGAGATGTGTCGTAAGCTGAACAACAACTGCGGGAAGAGCTTCCATGCCCCGCGCCCCCAAGCACACCCGCCGCTGGTTCCGGTTCGGATTGCGGCAATGTGACCGATAATCGTCTAAAGTAGGATGATGCCGCCTCGGTCAATGCTGGTTCGGTTCCCTAGCACCGATCACATGCATTTACATTCGCAGAGCTTCTGATGGATACCGGGATATGAGTCCGTGGGAAATAGCGGCATCGTGCGTCGCCAGCTTGCTCGTGGGCCTGATGGCAGGCGGATTCATTTCCGCTCGCGTGCAACGCGCTCGCGCTTCGGCAATTTATCGACGTTTGAGCAAGGCGTTTCAGCCAGTTCAGTTAGCCTGCCTTACTGTCACGGAAAGACAATTCCCCGCTCGAATTCGTGCCGATCTGCAACGGGCGCTCGACGATTACTTCGGTGGTCGGGCCAAGGTGCTACATCTTTGTGGCGTACGTGTCGAGCAAGATATGTTCGGCATTGATCTGTCATATCTATTGACGTCCGACGCTACGGGCTGGGAAGTTCCTCTTCAGCACGAGGAGGTCAACATCGGCGGCGATATATTGGTTCACTGTCCGAGAAACGCGCTGTGGATCGCTTGTGAGGGAGACGTGAGGCTGGCAGTTCTTCTCAGCAAGGTGTCCGGGTTCAATCAGCCGCCGCAAATAAAGGTCAACGTCGCTGCCACAAATGACGATCATGGCCGTCGGATCACGCAAGAATTCTTTGCGCGTTTGGAAAAGGCAGTTAAAGAGGCAGTATCGTATCGTGGCAAGGTGCTCTCACTCGACACGTCTGATAGCTACAGCGGCGAGGGAACTGGGATCAAAGTGCATCAGATAGCGCCGGTGACACGTGAGGACGTAATCCTGAAAGAGGAAACGCTGGACTTAGTGGAGCGCAACGTACTTCAGTTTGTAGTGCACCGAAGCCGGCTTCGTGGGCTAGGTCAGTCTATCAGGAAAGGACTGTTGCTCTACGGGCCTCCGGGCAATGGCAAGACGTTTACGATTCGCTATGTAATCGGCGCACTTGAGGGCCATACCACGTTGCTTATCACTGGTGCGCAAATTGCGCAATTGAGAGAGTACATGGCGCTCGCGCGTCTTCTGCAACCGTCGCTTGTGGTAATCGAAGACATTGACCTGGTTGCGAAGGAGCGCGTTCAGAGCGGCACGTCGTGCGAGGAACCGCTCCTGAATCAGTTATTGAACGAGATGGACGGCTTGGCACCCGAAGCCGAGGTTATTTTCTTGTTGACTACAAACAGACCCGAGTTGCTCGAAGAAGCACTAGCCAACCGACCGGGACGAATCGACCAAGCCATCGAGTTTTCCGCGCCGGGCAACCCCGAACGGGCGTTACTTGCTCGCCATTATGCCGGAGGCGTCAAGGTGGACCCAACGGTCATTGAATATGCCGTCGCTGCCACCGAAGGCGCAAGTGCGGCCTTTATGAAAGAGCTGATGCGCCGCGCGGTACAGTTGCACCTGGCTCGAAGAGACGACGAGGCAATCGAAATAGTCGATGTGCAGGAGGCACTCGACGAACTCGTGTTAAACCAACGAGCGTTTAGTGCGAGGGTCCTTGGTTTCGATATTGCGGCGGCGACATCGGATCAAGCGAGTAATGGTGCAAAATGAGCGATTGCAAAGACTATTCGTGAAACGGAAAAGTGCAGCAAAAATGCAGCACTTCCTTGCACTCCTTGCACTTGACGCACGTATTGCTACAGGGATCTTTCATGCCCCCAGCTCCCCAGACCGGCCGCCGACGGTATCAGTTCGGGCTAGGGGATGGCTGTTACAATTTGAACGGGCGGGCTGGTCTACCGTAACGGCTCGCCGGTGACTGACGAGGATTCAAACTATGTCTCCGACAAAACTCTCCGCCCTCGGGCGCACGCCGCACCTCGACGCCGAGATTCCTCCGGCCTTGCTGACACCAATTCCACGGTTTGCGCTCGCCGCGTTCGGCGTTGCGCTCCTCGGGTCGCTCATTGGGCACGCATCACTGGTGCTTGTGTTGGCTCTCACTTTTGGGCTTTTAGTAGCGTCGCCTGCCTTTGGCCCGGAGCGCGGATCGAGCGCTCTGCTAGTCCGCCAAAGTCGCGTTGCCCAAATCGGCGTGAGAATGTTCTTCGTGACTACCTTTGGAGTTGCAGCGTGGCTGTTCATCACGTTGCCATTCGGCCTTGCTATCGTCTGCCTTGGCGGAATTGCGTGCCTCTCTTTCTGCATTAGCGGACTTGTCAATTTGGTGCTGCAATCGACACGGATCGTTCGCGCAATTCTGGCGAAACGTACCTAAGTGCATCCGATGCCCCAAGCTCCCAAGACCCGCCGACGGTGGTATCAGTTCAGAGCTTTGTTAACCGAAGCAAACATGGCTCCAGCATCGTAGTTGCCGCTCAACGAGGAGGTGAAATCGTGAATCCACCACCACGGAACTACTTCTCGATCGTTGCACACGGACCTCGCTTTGACGTTGACGGATACCTCAAAAGGCATCCGTTGAGGAGTGACATCGTCTGGCACGCTGGTGATCTACATCGTAACGGCGAAACATCGCTTGAGACGAATGGGTTCGAGATTTATCTAGGTCGTGACAGCGAAATTGATTTTGAAGAGCAGCAGGCAATTGCCGCCGCTTACCTCGAAGCCAACGAAGTCCACCTGAAAGAACTCAAGACTCTTAACCAGGGCTTCTACCTCGGGCTTCGGGAGACAGTCTATCCAAACTCGTTGGGTTCAATAATGGATATTTCCTCGCCGCTGATGCATGCCGTACTGAAGGTCGGTATCAACCTGACGATTTGGGCTTGCTTGGAGCGAGAGGCCTACCGGCCTCGTGTCGATTGAAAATCGACTGTCGCGACTTCGACGGTTCGGCACGTTCAATAAGGAAAACATTACTCGTCCATGCCCCACGCTCCCAAGACCCGCCGCCGCTGGTATCAGTTCTCGCTGGGAACGATGCTCTTGATAGCCGGCGTTTGCTTGGCCGCACTCGCGTGGCACGTCTACCAGGAACGGTCCGAGGCATTCAACAGCGAATCGTGGCGCGATCCGATAATGGTCGAGCGAGGCGTGCGCCTCAAGATGGCAGACGGACTGATCGCCAGAGGCACGCTACATGGCATGAGCCGATCTGCCGTGGTCGAGATGCTGGGAGAACCACCACCGCCCGAGTACTTTCGTGACTGGGATATAGTTTATCGGCTTGGCATGGAACGACGCTATATGAGCATTGACTCAGAATGGCTGGTCATACGCCTTGGGTCGGACGGACGAGTAATCGATTACCGCATCGTGAGAGATTGATGTCGCGGTGATGCTCGCCACCGTGACAGCGCCGTACAATTTAAGTCATGCCCCAAGCTCCCTAGACCCCCCGGCCGTGGTATCAGTTTGGAGTGGGGACCGTTGTTCGTGGTGGCGGTCGTCGCCGTGGTATGGGCGATGCTACAGCGGCCCTACCTTGTCCGATACTTTCCGCCAACCAGGCCGCTAGTCAACTTAGGCGTATTTCCCGATTCGGTCCTCATGGCCATCGACGAGCTTCAGCGAAACGCAATTCCTGGCGTAGTCTTTCGGCTCGATCGGCATGGCGATGGTCGGAAGGTCGACTATGCGATCAATCCTCGCCTGCGAGCGCCCGCTGCGCTTCTGGGTTTGATTCTTGGTTGCATCGCATCGTTGGGAGTAATAACCCTTCGCTCAAAACGCCAGCGAGCATCATACCCTTGAAACGCTACCTACGAGGCGACCAGCGTCCCTGTGTGACGCGGTACAATAGCGTCCGTGCCCCAAGCTCCCAAGACCCGCCGGCGGTGGTATCAGTTAGGATGGCGGCGATGCTCGAGGTTCTGGTGGCGCTCTAGGCAATCGCACGCACAAACAGCTTGCTTCCGTTCCACCGTACGGGCCACCAATGAGGTCGGCGCATGAGCATTGACTTCGATGCGATTTGGCGCGAACTTGTCGGCGTATTCGCGCTAGGGGATTGGTCACTGCACGGGCCGAATCATTGGCGAAACGTCGAGGCCAACGGTCTAAAGCTTGCGGCAGCAACTGGCGCCGATGTCGTTGTCGTGCGGTTATTCGCTGTGTTTCATGATGCCGCGAGGCAGAACGAAAATCACGACCCCGAGCACGGCGAGCGCGCAGCAGGTCTCGCGCAGCGATTGCACGGAACGCGATTCGTGGTGTCGCCCGAGCAACTCCAGGAGTTGTGCTATGCGTGCTCGTTTCATCATCGGGGACTGGTTACG includes the following:
- a CDS encoding ATP-binding protein, which produces MSPWEIAASCVASLLVGLMAGGFISARVQRARASAIYRRLSKAFQPVQLACLTVTERQFPARIRADLQRALDDYFGGRAKVLHLCGVRVEQDMFGIDLSYLLTSDATGWEVPLQHEEVNIGGDILVHCPRNALWIACEGDVRLAVLLSKVSGFNQPPQIKVNVAATNDDHGRRITQEFFARLEKAVKEAVSYRGKVLSLDTSDSYSGEGTGIKVHQIAPVTREDVILKEETLDLVERNVLQFVVHRSRLRGLGQSIRKGLLLYGPPGNGKTFTIRYVIGALEGHTTLLITGAQIAQLREYMALARLLQPSLVVIEDIDLVAKERVQSGTSCEEPLLNQLLNEMDGLAPEAEVIFLLTTNRPELLEEALANRPGRIDQAIEFSAPGNPERALLARHYAGGVKVDPTVIEYAVAATEGASAAFMKELMRRAVQLHLARRDDEAIEIVDVQEALDELVLNQRAFSARVLGFDIAAATSDQASNGAK
- a CDS encoding HD domain-containing protein, which gives rise to MSIDFDAIWRELVGVFALGDWSLHGPNHWRNVEANGLKLAAATGADVVVVRLFAVFHDAARQNENHDPEHGERAAGLAQRLHGTRFVVSPEQLQELCYACSFHHRGLVTERVTAGTCWDADRLDLPRVGIQPHPDKMSTSEGKRLSRSPRS